A genomic window from Quercus lobata isolate SW786 chromosome 10, ValleyOak3.0 Primary Assembly, whole genome shotgun sequence includes:
- the LOC115963756 gene encoding aluminum-activated malate transporter 9-like, translated as MAGKLGSFRYTFTERRERLLSTKGYSELGGFNPLGPYDEEEGAGSKCWSFGSLKGRVSRLWTTAKDVGYKAWKMGRTDPRKIVFSAKMGLALTLISLLIFLKEPVKELGRYSVWAILTVVVVFEFSIGATLSKGFNRGLGTVAAGGLALGMAELSELAGEWEELVIILSIFIVAFCATYAKLYPTLKPYEYGFRVFLLTYCFITVSGYRTGEFVNTAVTRFLLIALGAGVCLVVNICIYPIWAGEDLHNLVVKNFMSVATSLEGCVNGYLNCIEYERVPSKILTYQASDDPLYSGYRSAVESTSQEETLMGFAIWEPPHGPYKMCRYPWKNYVKVSGALRHSAFTVMALHGCMLSEIQAPPERRQVFQSELQRVGFEGAKLLRELGNKVKRMEKLGPVDILYAVHEAAEDLQTKVDRKSYLLVNSESWEIGNRQEQGDPQDLLSLDEDENKILQHKSYSEAILDLRSITVPKSWDGQIPNGVISTQPADVSPGSVFQTQISWPRRISFNADAVPVVEESKTYENASALALATFTSLLIEFVARLQNVVYSFEELSEKANFKDPIEEPAGVEHNGFWNRFRNWLKY; from the exons ATGGCGGGGAAGTTGGGTTCTTTCAGATACACTTTTAcggagaggagagagaggttGCTATCAACAAAGGGTTACTCGGAGCTAGGTGGGTTTAATCCTCTAGGGCCGTACGACGAAGAAGAAGGAGCAGGTTCGAAGTGTTGGTCGTTTGGTTCGCTTAAGGGTAGAGTTTCGAGGCTATGGACAACAGCGAAAGATGTGGGTTACAAGGCTTGGAAGATGGGTCGGACCGACCCGAGAAAGATTGTGTTCTCAGCGAAAATGGGTCTGGCTTTGACTCTCATTTCGTTGCTGATTTTCTTGAAAGAACCGGTCAAAGAGCTTGGCCGATACTCTGTTTGGGCTATTCTTACTGTTGTTGTGGTCTTTGAGTTCAGTATAG GAGCAACTCTTAGCAAAGGATTTAACCGTGGGTTGGGGACAGTAGCAGCTGGAGGTCTTGCTTTAGGCATGGCAGAGTTGTCAGAATTAGCTGGAGAGTGGGAAGAACTTGTTATTATTCTGAGTATCTTCATTGTAG CATTTTGTGCAACTTATGCAAAACTATACCCAACGCTTAAGCCTTACGAATATGGGTTTCGGGTCTTCTTGTTGACATATTGTTTCATTACGGTATCTGGGTATAGGACAGGTGAATTTGTTAATACAGCGGTGACACGGTTCTTGCTCATTGCACTTGGTGCTGGTGTTTGTTTGGTAGTAAACATATGCATTTATCCCATCTGGGCTGGTGAGGATCTTCACAATTTGGTGGTAAAGAACTTCATGAGTGTTGCAACATCTTTGGAAG GTTGTGTTAATGGTTACCTTAATTGTATTGAATACGAAAGGGTCCCTTCAAAGATTCTTACCTACCAAGCTTCGGATGACCCACTGTACAGTGGCTACAGATCAGCTGTAGAATCTACAAGCCAAGAGGAGACTCTG ATGGGATTTGCTATCTGGGAGCCACCTCATGGTCCTTACAAAATGTGTAGATATCCATGGAAGAACTATGTCAAAGTAAGCGGTGCTCTCAGGCATTCTGCATTTACAGTCATGGCTTTGCATGGATGTATgctttcagaaatacag GCCCCTCCTGAACGAAGACAGGTTTTTCAAAGTGAGCTTCAGAGAGTAGGTTTTGAAGGTGCTAAATTGTTGCGTGAACTTGGGAACAAAGTGAAAAGGATGGAGAAATTAGGTCCTGTAGACATACTTTATGCAGTGCATGAGGCTGCAGAAGATTTGCAAACCAAGGTTGACCGAAAGTCATACCTTCTTGTCAATTCTGAGAGCTGGGAAATTGGAAATCGTCAGGAGCAGGGAGATCCCCAAGACTTGCTGAGCTTGGATGAAGACGAAAATAAAATACTGCAGCACAAGTCCTATAGTGAAGCCATACTTGATCTCAGATCAATTACAGTTCCAAAAAGTTGGGATGGTCAGATCCCAAATGGTGTGATCTCCACCCAGCCTGCTGATGTTTCTCCAGGAAGCGTTTTCCAGACACAAATATCATGGCCTCGACGTATCTCATTTAATGCCGATGCAGTACCAGTAGTGGAAGAATCAAAAACATATGAAAATGCTAGTGCATTGGCATTAGCAACATTCACATCTCTTTTGATTGAATTTGTGGCAAGGCTTCAAAATGTTGTTTACTCATTTGAAGAACTAAGTGAAAAAGCAAATTTTAAGGATCCCATTGAGGAACCAGCAGGAGTAGAGCACAATGGGTTTTGGAACAGATTCCGTAATTGGCTGAAGTACTAG
- the LOC115966006 gene encoding heavy metal-associated isoprenylated plant protein 25-like, which produces MTKKLFGMVMRINIDCNGCYKKVRRALLNMKELQTHSIEKNHCRVSVFGRFNPQDVAIKIRKETNRRVEILDIQDFSTIDEDHHDQRPYITSGTLHPTTTTLKLA; this is translated from the exons ATGACAAAAAAG CTTTTCGGCATGGTCATGAGGATAAATATTGACTGCAATGGTTGTTACAAAAAAGTTAGGAGAGCCCTTCTTAACATGAAAG AGTTGCAGACCCATTCAATAGAGAAAAATCATTGCCGGGTAAGTGTTTTTGGTAGATTTAACCCACAGGACGTGGCAATCAAAATAAGGAAGGAGACTAACCGTAGAGTTGAGATATTGGACATACAAGATTTTAGCACCATCGATGAAGATCATCACGACCAGAGACCCTATATCACTTCTGGAACCTTGCATCCAACCACAACCACATTGAAACTTGCATAG
- the LOC115965538 gene encoding protein YLS3 encodes MASLHSQTPIAFPTLILLLFISFLTTILSQDPSSSSPSIAQCAPRLIPLTPCASFVQGTAQSPGPMCCTNLKQLYSQEPHCLCLLLNGTTLSSFPINTTLALELPVLCSLQANISTCSGINVPSNPSGSQVSLGTNTNSTQGSKANSTVAASPVVQVAPRTNITGLGFGRSTSTSTKLKTDVDFALVTTMAAFLLTKLLY; translated from the exons ATGGCTTCTCTTCACTCTCAAACTCCTATTGCCTTCCCCACCCTGATTCTACTCCTTTTCATTTCCTTCCTAACCACCATCCTTTCCCAAGATCCCAGCTCCTCAAGCCCCTCCATAGCCCAATGTGCACCACGCCTGATTCCACTGACCCCTTGTGCATCATTTGTGCAGGGCACAGCCCAGTCACCAGGACCTATGTGCTGCACCAACCTCAAGCAACTCTACAGCCAGGAACCCCATTGCCTCTGCCTCTTGCTTAACGGCACTACCTTGAGCTCTTTCCCTATTAACACCACACTTGCTTTGGAGCTTCCTGTTCTTTGCAGCCTTCAAGCTAACATCTCTACTTGTTCAG GAATAAATGTGCCTTCTAATCCATCCGGTTCTCAAGTTTCCCTTGGGACAAACACCAACTCTACTCAGGGGAGTAAAGCAAACTCGACTGTTGCTG CTTCTCCAGTGGTTCAAGTAGCACCCAGAACCAACATTACGGGATTAGGCTTTGGCAGAAGCACCAGCACCAGCACCAAATTGAAGACGGATGTTGATTTTGCACTTGTGACAACTATGGCAGCTTTTCTGTTGACAAAATTATTGTATTGA
- the LOC115965537 gene encoding uncharacterized protein LOC115965537, translating into MALTIANGGGGGCGCGSSRGGILYRNPTKHTFTSLPIKRHLLFPPSTRTISLHIVSAKKFSSRTGRLDGKNRRSNTTTKDQDENQQRNDLVDNKFNSIEGGGVGSFEDGAVAAAAAADGYVLPELPGDKPDFWEGPQWDAFGFFIQYLWAFGIVFALIACGVAVATYNEGATDFKETPAYKESIQSRELLEEPDASTSDVFESNPTEVAPSLE; encoded by the exons ATGGCTCTAACCATAGCCaacggtggtggtggtggttgtggttgtggcagTAGTAGAGGTGGAATCCTCTACAGAAACCCCACCAAACACACCTTCACCAGCCTCCCCATCAAGCGCCACCTCCTCTTCCCACCCTCAACCAGAACCATCTCTCTCCACATagtctcagccaagaaattctCCTCCAGAACCGGACGACTCGACGGCAAGAACCGGAGGAGCAACACCACAACCAAAGACCAAGATGAAAACCAACAACGTAATGACTTGGTGGACAATAAGTTTAACAGTATTGAAGGGGGTGGTGTAGGTTCTTTTGAAGATGgtgctgttgctgctgctgctgctgccgATGGATATGTGTTGCCAGAGCTTCCGGGTGACAAGCCTGACTTCTGGGAAGGACCTCAGTGGGATGCTTTTGGTTTCTTTATTCAGTACTTGTGGGCTTTTGGCATCGTTTTCGCG CTGATTGCATGTGGGGTTGCTGTGGCTACATACAATGAAGGGGCAACAGATTTTAAGGAGACTCCTGCATACAAAGAATCAATCCAATCTCGAGAGCTTTTGGAAGAACCAGATGCATCAACCTCAGATGTGTTTGAGTCCAACCCAACAGAGGTGGCTCCTAGTTTGGAATAG